The proteins below are encoded in one region of Bacteroidota bacterium:
- a CDS encoding flippase-like domain-containing protein, which produces MQSGNKNFLLVLKSLITISCIAFLTLWIRDHVNIFYFPKKFNLIMALAAVVLMALNYYIESIKWQKALQPLFRIKISTAFKGICIGIASSMLMPNRSGEFAGRMFVVPSAWRVQAAVLTIISNMTQLLATILIGGIGMYFCFEKVVLKNIIQAKIAPGIIASVFWITIALLISTILFYLVFVFAKKKIIKSWREVRKIKINKSKVGYLFLLSTLRFLVFTIQFVLLLLSYAMPLPLLELVSASAATFFLITSIPSFALVELVARVGITSFVFSTLGGDGNSAAAAALLLWLINVALPSIAGLLFIWRIKSERA; this is translated from the coding sequence ATGCAATCCGGTAATAAGAACTTCCTGCTTGTTTTAAAATCTCTTATTACAATTTCGTGTATTGCGTTTCTGACATTGTGGATTCGCGATCATGTCAACATTTTTTATTTCCCAAAAAAATTCAATCTGATAATGGCATTGGCAGCAGTTGTATTGATGGCATTAAACTATTACATCGAATCAATAAAATGGCAAAAAGCTTTGCAACCATTATTTAGAATAAAAATCAGCACGGCTTTTAAAGGTATTTGTATCGGCATCGCTTCAAGTATGTTAATGCCTAATCGTAGTGGCGAATTTGCCGGACGTATGTTTGTTGTTCCATCGGCATGGCGTGTTCAGGCTGCTGTGCTCACTATCATCAGCAACATGACTCAATTATTAGCTACCATTCTTATAGGCGGTATCGGCATGTATTTCTGTTTCGAAAAAGTTGTTTTAAAAAATATTATACAAGCTAAAATTGCTCCCGGAATTATCGCAAGTGTTTTTTGGATAACGATAGCACTATTGATTTCGACCATTCTATTTTATTTAGTTTTTGTTTTTGCAAAAAAGAAAATTATTAAGTCGTGGAGAGAAGTACGTAAGATAAAAATAAATAAAAGTAAGGTTGGGTATTTGTTTCTGCTTTCAACTTTAAGATTTCTGGTTTTTACAATCCAATTTGTGTTATTGCTATTATCGTATGCAATGCCTTTACCCCTGCTTGAATTAGTATCAGCAAGTGCCGCAACTTTTTTTCTAATTACATCAATACCATCCTTTGCATTGGTAGAATTAGTAGCACGTGTAGGTATTACAAGCTTTGTTTTTAGCACCTTAGGTGGCGATGGAAATTCGGCTGCTGCTGCTGCGTTACTATTGTGGTTAATAAATGTGGCTTTGCCATCTATAGCCGGGCTTTTATTTATTTGGCGTATAAAAAGCGAAAGAGCCTGA
- a CDS encoding glycosyltransferase, producing MNIVIGILSFAIYLYMVMMIFYIIKIFIRKRISNHASQNPAISIVVAMRNEASHISNLINAVCKQKYNAPFEIIVVDDNSTDDSIARSNEALQNNLPTKFQILKLSDVQQSGKKQAVAYGISHATHEVIVCTDADCQMGEYWLQSMAHYFVEFKCKLLAGPVCINSGTLLEKMQTIEMASLQGLTAASIFAGKPLMCNGANMMFDKKRYLSLQQIFLANKNPSGDDVHLLYEISRQLDAVAYAFDKSAVVYTSGVTTISELINQRTRWAGKINYTVPLHVYLPGISIFCGNVAVLFSFALLLTPNWNNAVLIILIKFVIDWLLYIASSKFAGKLKFAIFPFCCTFFAYPFYSVAIGINVLRKQYTWKGRVINLRNQK from the coding sequence ATGAATATCGTAATAGGTATATTGTCATTTGCCATATACTTGTATATGGTCATGATGATATTTTATATCATTAAAATATTTATTCGAAAAAGAATAAGCAACCACGCTTCACAAAATCCTGCCATATCCATCGTAGTGGCTATGCGCAATGAGGCAAGCCATATTAGTAACCTTATTAATGCTGTATGTAAACAAAAGTACAATGCTCCATTCGAAATAATAGTTGTAGATGATAACAGCACAGATGATAGTATTGCAAGGTCAAATGAGGCGCTGCAAAATAATCTCCCGACTAAATTTCAAATCTTGAAATTAAGCGATGTACAACAATCAGGAAAAAAACAAGCTGTTGCTTATGGCATATCGCATGCCACACACGAAGTAATAGTATGCACCGATGCAGACTGCCAAATGGGTGAATACTGGCTTCAAAGTATGGCACATTACTTTGTTGAATTTAAATGCAAGCTGCTTGCCGGCCCGGTATGTATAAATTCTGGAACACTCTTAGAAAAAATGCAAACGATAGAAATGGCCTCGCTACAAGGTCTTACTGCTGCCAGTATTTTTGCAGGTAAACCATTGATGTGTAACGGTGCAAACATGATGTTTGACAAAAAAAGATATCTATCGTTACAGCAAATATTTTTAGCAAATAAAAATCCCAGTGGCGATGATGTGCATCTGCTTTATGAAATAAGCAGGCAATTAGATGCTGTAGCTTATGCATTTGATAAAAGCGCTGTCGTCTATACATCGGGCGTCACTACTATTTCTGAACTGATTAATCAGCGTACCCGTTGGGCTGGGAAAATAAATTATACCGTACCGTTGCATGTGTACCTGCCCGGCATAAGTATATTTTGTGGTAATGTGGCCGTGCTTTTTTCGTTTGCATTATTACTAACACCTAACTGGAACAATGCAGTTTTAATTATTCTAATTAAGTTTGTAATAGATTGGCTGTTGTATATTGCCTCATCAAAATTTGCCGGCAAACTTAAGTTTGCCATATTTCCGTTTTGCTGCACATTTTTTGCTTACCCTTTTTATTCTGTGGCAATTGGAATAAATGTATTAAGAAAACAATATACCTGGAAAGGGCGTGTTATAAATTTAAGAAATCAAAAATGA
- a CDS encoding response regulator transcription factor, with protein MGKKLIAVITDDEEMPALNLQRMLQLHVPAVKQTYIALSALEAKALIEQHQPDLLFLDVEMPVNTGFDLLNMIEHKTFEVIFTTAYQHYSIKAIRYSALDYLLKPIDVDELKAAVDRYLARQDTLQHRQQFINGLLENVKQTTEKNFKITLHTSEGLLFIKPGDIMYCKADGSYTMFYMINDKRIIVSKPLKEYEELLRDQPDFIRPHRSFLVNRAFIKSVQKEELILQNDVRIEIARRRKIETISKLNP; from the coding sequence ATGGGGAAGAAACTAATTGCAGTAATAACGGATGATGAGGAAATGCCTGCATTAAACCTTCAGCGCATGTTGCAACTGCATGTGCCGGCAGTAAAGCAAACCTATATTGCTTTGAGTGCTCTGGAGGCCAAGGCATTAATTGAGCAACACCAACCCGATCTTTTGTTTTTAGATGTTGAAATGCCTGTAAACACAGGTTTTGATTTGCTCAATATGATTGAACACAAAACATTTGAAGTGATTTTTACTACCGCCTATCAACACTATTCCATTAAGGCAATCAGATACAGTGCACTCGACTATCTTCTTAAGCCCATTGATGTGGATGAACTAAAAGCAGCTGTCGATCGTTATTTGGCTCGTCAGGATACCCTGCAACATCGTCAGCAATTTATAAATGGACTATTAGAAAACGTAAAACAAACCACCGAAAAGAATTTTAAGATCACCTTGCATACCAGCGAAGGGCTATTGTTTATTAAACCGGGAGATATCATGTATTGCAAAGCCGATGGAAGTTATACAATGTTCTATATGATAAATGACAAACGCATTATTGTATCTAAACCATTAAAGGAGTATGAGGAGTTATTGCGCGATCAGCCCGATTTTATTAGGCCTCACCGTTCATTCCTGGTGAATAGGGCATTTATAAAATCGGTGCAAAAGGAAGAACTGATATTACAAAATGATGTGCGTATCGAAATTGCACGAAGAAGAAAAATCGAAACGATTTCGAAACTTAATCCGTGA
- a CDS encoding histidine kinase yields MEMQLKKHDYKYLLEVEQSINYFTSRMLDGSTVDDVLWGVAKDCISRLAFEDCVIYLLDKNKNVLIQKAAFGPKSPEHYEILNPIEIPIGKGIVGTVAATGMPEIIHDTRKDVRYIQDDEMRLSEIAVPIKLNDETIGVIDCEHSKQGFFDEKHLYILTTIASLSAIRINRVITEADAQESRLQLEAAKTRIAEIKMLSLQSQMNPHFIFNCLSVLQYLINEGNTLKANEVVIKLSRLMRNVMNVAHKETVTLHEDLAITAEYINLEQVRQNNFFTYKIAVAPSIDSDYTQIPPMLLHPIINNILWQGFMTRKADSKLDISIKESNGLLKVVFEDNGDARNIFYTTETEKQSSELTGINLVLERLQLLAEKYDDPRIGLHSEEIMNTKFNFRTVLSLPLL; encoded by the coding sequence ATGGAGATGCAACTTAAAAAGCATGATTACAAATACCTGCTCGAAGTGGAGCAATCCATTAACTATTTTACTTCACGCATGCTTGATGGGAGCACGGTGGATGATGTTCTCTGGGGCGTGGCTAAAGATTGCATAAGCAGGCTCGCTTTTGAGGATTGTGTAATCTATCTGCTTGATAAAAACAAAAACGTATTGATTCAAAAAGCAGCCTTTGGTCCCAAAAGTCCCGAACATTACGAAATTCTGAATCCGATAGAAATTCCAATTGGTAAAGGTATTGTAGGTACGGTAGCAGCCACCGGCATGCCCGAAATTATTCATGATACCCGTAAAGATGTGCGTTACATACAGGATGATGAAATGCGCCTTTCAGAAATTGCCGTTCCAATAAAACTTAACGATGAGACGATTGGTGTAATTGACTGCGAGCATAGTAAACAGGGCTTTTTTGACGAAAAGCATTTATACATACTAACAACTATAGCCTCGCTGTCTGCAATACGAATTAATAGAGTGATAACTGAAGCCGATGCACAAGAGAGCAGATTGCAACTAGAAGCTGCCAAAACTCGTATTGCCGAAATTAAGATGCTGTCGTTGCAGTCGCAAATGAATCCACATTTTATTTTCAATTGCTTGTCGGTGTTGCAATACCTCATTAATGAGGGCAATACGTTAAAAGCAAATGAGGTTGTTATAAAACTTTCGCGACTAATGCGCAATGTGATGAATGTAGCGCATAAAGAAACGGTTACCTTGCACGAAGACCTTGCTATAACTGCAGAGTACATTAATCTGGAACAAGTTAGGCAGAATAATTTTTTTACTTATAAAATTGCTGTAGCACCTTCTATTGACAGTGACTACACACAGATACCACCCATGCTGTTACACCCAATTATTAATAATATTTTGTGGCAAGGCTTTATGACTCGAAAAGCAGATAGCAAACTCGATATATCCATCAAAGAAAGTAATGGCCTATTGAAAGTTGTTTTTGAAGACAACGGAGATGCACGAAATATTTTTTACACCACCGAAACCGAAAAGCAGAGCAGCGAACTTACCGGAATAAACCTTGTGCTTGAGCGTCTTCAACTTCTTGCAGAAAAATATGATGACCCGCGCATTGGGCTTCACAGCGAAGAAATAATGAATACAAAATTCAACTTTCGTACGGTTTTGTCGTTACCGTTGTTGTAA
- a CDS encoding histidine kinase translates to MTCISLQVTVLNAQQGNFHHYSAKDGMSFLIVNAIYQDKQGFIWSGGYGGLNKLDGRSVTKFGHQQGLSDYYVKDIVGDSRGNLWIATPEKLNKLNDGIFSIYKLPFNNITKLYCDSNNVLWVEAAKDAGYFFNEKFYSIENLKHLTINNFYQCKNNQIYICADEGLFQLTYSFKDGGITNIKISILMQGKVNDIGIYQNRIYLATINGLFTALDFVSPQNFELIESITNIKRLVLQKNGTLWIGTIKGLLSYQNGELMIEEVDLYTNSNQIVSLYVDNSDVLWVGTYYGMYRHRGSLFQIINEKQGLSNSSVFPISKDTNGNLWIGTLDGLNKHDGTDIERYEHPEFKGDMVNALFIDGTNLYCGTDQGLNIIRGGATSFISGTELKLGNDSVTAILLAHDKTLWVGGNKKITRIRGNDTSSFTFKAASDFDVWYLFEDKQRRLWAGGFPNMGVYCFEKDEWHEMSDKFELKEKTVLAIAEDKRGAILLATFEGVVMMYQNRIFRFDERNGLNSDFVYTMAVYDDELWVGTNQGLNKINLQAFYANNEIDITYYASEEGFSPLESNSYGIYKDADTMWFGTVNGLVRYVPQPEINKLQQNYTHVVNIKVNYHDTLIPRNAILDYKHNNISFEFIGIDYSNPFKVKYSYMLEGLQNKWSEVDNTNNASFTNLPAGKYTFKLRSRSNTGRWNPIPTTFSFEIKPPFWRTWWFITLATFLVMVTVYVLYRRRINGIRAQARLMQKITESELKALRSQINPHFIFNSLNSIQAFVLSNQKEEANRYLAQFARLIRQILNHSRSEFVSMQDELEMLNNYIAMESIRFSNRFTVNVKVDSDIITSKVMIPPMIIQPFVENAIIHGLSAKQGDGLLEINFLKEDHNYILVEIRDNGEGINFTKERISPSAHRSVGLAVTFERIESLNKAYPEPIKCEIVDLSRSPSAHGTLVRIEFPMHNEVNASI, encoded by the coding sequence ATGACCTGTATTTCGTTGCAGGTTACGGTACTTAATGCTCAGCAAGGCAATTTTCATCATTACTCAGCCAAGGATGGTATGAGTTTTTTGATTGTAAATGCCATTTACCAGGATAAACAAGGATTTATTTGGAGTGGAGGTTATGGTGGCCTCAATAAGTTAGACGGACGCTCGGTTACTAAATTCGGGCATCAGCAAGGGCTGTCAGATTATTATGTAAAAGATATTGTGGGTGATAGCCGTGGCAACCTTTGGATTGCCACCCCTGAAAAATTAAACAAGCTTAATGATGGTATATTTTCTATTTATAAATTACCCTTTAACAACATAACCAAACTTTATTGCGACAGCAATAATGTGCTTTGGGTAGAAGCGGCCAAAGATGCCGGGTACTTTTTCAATGAAAAGTTTTACAGCATAGAAAACTTAAAACACCTTACCATCAATAATTTTTACCAATGTAAGAATAACCAGATTTATATATGTGCCGATGAAGGTCTTTTTCAACTGACCTATTCATTCAAGGATGGGGGAATTACCAACATAAAAATTTCAATTCTCATGCAAGGAAAGGTAAATGATATAGGTATATATCAAAACCGGATTTACCTTGCTACCATTAATGGCTTGTTTACCGCCCTCGATTTTGTTTCGCCACAAAACTTTGAACTTATTGAGTCAATCACCAATATTAAGCGATTGGTTTTGCAAAAGAACGGCACTTTATGGATTGGAACCATAAAAGGACTACTAAGCTATCAGAACGGAGAGCTAATGATAGAAGAAGTAGATTTATATACCAACAGCAACCAAATTGTAAGTTTGTATGTAGACAATTCAGATGTATTGTGGGTAGGTACTTATTATGGAATGTACAGACATCGAGGTAGTTTGTTTCAGATTATTAATGAAAAGCAGGGGCTTTCTAACAGCAGTGTTTTTCCAATTTCAAAAGATACCAATGGAAATTTATGGATAGGTACACTTGATGGCTTAAACAAGCACGATGGAACCGATATAGAGCGATACGAGCATCCTGAATTTAAGGGCGACATGGTGAATGCGCTATTTATTGATGGAACTAACCTATACTGTGGTACCGATCAAGGGCTAAATATTATTCGAGGTGGTGCAACTTCTTTTATTTCAGGTACAGAATTAAAATTGGGCAACGACAGTGTTACCGCCATCTTGCTTGCCCACGATAAAACACTGTGGGTAGGGGGAAATAAAAAAATAACACGCATCCGTGGTAACGATACTTCCTCTTTTACTTTTAAAGCTGCCTCCGATTTTGATGTTTGGTATTTATTCGAAGACAAACAAAGGCGATTGTGGGCAGGAGGGTTTCCTAATATGGGCGTGTATTGTTTTGAAAAAGATGAATGGCATGAGATGTCAGACAAATTTGAATTGAAAGAAAAAACCGTACTTGCTATTGCCGAAGACAAAAGGGGAGCCATCTTACTGGCTACTTTTGAAGGTGTGGTGATGATGTATCAAAATCGAATTTTTCGATTTGATGAACGCAATGGACTCAACAGCGACTTTGTGTATACCATGGCTGTATATGATGATGAATTATGGGTGGGTACCAATCAGGGATTAAATAAAATAAATCTCCAGGCATTTTATGCCAATAATGAAATTGATATAACCTACTATGCATCCGAAGAAGGATTTTCGCCTCTTGAGTCTAATTCGTATGGGATATATAAAGATGCCGACACCATGTGGTTTGGTACCGTAAACGGGTTGGTGCGCTATGTGCCCCAACCTGAAATAAACAAGCTGCAGCAAAACTACACTCATGTTGTAAACATAAAGGTCAATTATCACGATACCTTAATACCACGAAATGCGATATTAGACTATAAGCATAATAATATTTCGTTTGAGTTTATTGGTATCGATTATTCCAATCCGTTTAAAGTAAAATACTCCTACATGCTGGAAGGGTTGCAAAACAAATGGTCGGAGGTAGACAATACCAACAATGCTTCGTTTACCAATTTACCGGCAGGCAAGTACACTTTCAAATTGCGAAGCCGAAGTAATACCGGCCGGTGGAATCCCATACCAACCACATTCAGTTTTGAGATTAAGCCACCTTTTTGGCGCACGTGGTGGTTTATCACCCTTGCCACTTTTTTAGTAATGGTTACCGTATACGTTTTATACAGGCGAAGAATAAATGGAATACGCGCACAAGCACGCCTAATGCAAAAAATTACCGAATCAGAACTGAAGGCACTGCGCTCGCAGATTAATCCTCATTTTATTTTTAATTCGTTAAATAGTATTCAGGCTTTTGTACTGAGCAATCAAAAAGAAGAAGCAAATAGATACTTAGCGCAGTTTGCCAGATTAATCAGGCAGATTTTAAACCATAGCCGATCTGAATTTGTCTCCATGCAGGATGAGTTAGAAATGCTTAATAATTACATTGCAATGGAATCTATTCGTTTTTCTAACAGGTTCACGGTAAACGTAAAGGTAGATTCTGATATCATTACCTCTAAAGTGATGATACCACCAATGATCATACAACCATTTGTTGAAAATGCTATTATACATGGCCTGTCGGCCAAGCAGGGTGATGGGTTGTTAGAGATAAACTTTTTAAAGGAAGACCACAATTACATTTTGGTTGAAATCAGGGATAATGGCGAGGGCATAAATTTTACAAAGGAGCGGATTTCGCCTTCAGCACATCGTTCGGTTGGACTAGCTGTTACTTTCGAACGTATCGAATCGCTTAATAAAGCCTATCCCGAACCCATCAAATGCGAGATTGTTGATTTATCACGTTCTCCTTCCGCCCATGGTACACTTGTGCGTATTGAGTTTCCTATGCACAATGAAGTAAATGCCTCCATCTGA
- a CDS encoding polysaccharide biosynthesis tyrosine autokinase — protein sequence MQNNQATAMPRPGGHLIEQKDIKKTISLFIKNWYVFALLIAMGIGFAVLFLYKSTKYYGATTTILLKKQDNALENAFKGTIKNESEKIESANEILLLSSRRLIGDAIKKLNLEVSYYIEGRIKTVEVYNGTPFIIEGRLIDPTLYNKPFNIQVNSNNTCRIWLSEEHGEFNKSVSFGQAVQSPRFSFSVIGNDEILKGNNSLNNVKYKFVFNEKQDLISRYRKALKFTQEKDASAIIAEVEDVVQDRAVDFLKGLTEIYIENSISAKKEVNEKTVDYLEDELKIVTSNLGQVSIMAAQQKSSTGIITEGVADAKLQQQMQLQSELSRKQVEYENIERLNELLNNEGEDVSAISSILMTQNNVGLSSTLNELQQKIQLKQTYDLQYTAASPQVKEVERQIGNLKAQMITNVITIRRSLVTQINSLKSQIASLGGAISNIPEAERTIQNITRNQALTERMYTFLMETRTQTLMAKAAIIPDRIILEPAIAQGLIRPIPMKVFVSGIGIGIALSLLTIFFRSIYYNYVTSRDDIKELSSLPILGVIAKTKEAEKEYMLVDKHPQSIASEAFRVIRSNLNHYGPKEGCKIAMFTSTVASEGKTFCAVNTGTILAKSKKKVILLDLDLHKPKQANAFNMQNDTGVTTFLSGKANLKSVIKESSVPNLDVMLSGPRVPNASELLLDPALDMMINQLKQQYDYILFDTAPVGLISDALELMKYADLTLFVMKANYSKKDFIEVAHHVAEKKDSKGFGIILNAVSQKNITAGYGGGYYK from the coding sequence ATGCAAAATAATCAGGCTACTGCAATGCCCCGACCCGGAGGGCACCTTATTGAACAAAAAGATATTAAGAAAACGATCAGTTTGTTTATAAAAAACTGGTACGTTTTTGCCCTGTTAATAGCTATGGGAATTGGGTTTGCCGTGCTATTTTTATACAAATCGACCAAATATTATGGCGCTACCACAACCATTTTATTAAAGAAACAAGACAATGCTCTTGAAAATGCTTTTAAAGGTACAATCAAAAACGAATCAGAAAAAATAGAGTCGGCCAATGAGATACTTTTGCTGTCATCGCGCAGGCTGATTGGCGATGCCATTAAGAAACTGAATCTGGAAGTAAGCTATTATATTGAAGGTCGTATAAAGACAGTAGAAGTTTATAATGGAACACCGTTTATAATAGAAGGCAGATTAATAGATCCTACACTTTACAACAAGCCATTTAATATACAAGTAAACTCAAACAATACTTGCCGCATATGGCTAAGCGAAGAACATGGAGAATTTAATAAATCGGTAAGTTTTGGTCAGGCAGTGCAATCACCACGTTTTTCATTTTCAGTAATTGGAAATGATGAGATACTAAAAGGAAACAATTCCCTTAATAATGTCAAATACAAATTTGTTTTTAACGAAAAGCAGGATTTAATATCGCGTTACCGGAAGGCGTTAAAATTTACACAAGAAAAAGATGCTTCGGCAATAATTGCCGAAGTAGAAGATGTGGTGCAAGACCGAGCTGTAGACTTCCTAAAAGGACTGACCGAAATTTACATTGAAAATTCCATTTCGGCCAAGAAGGAAGTAAACGAAAAAACGGTAGACTATCTTGAAGATGAGTTAAAGATTGTTACAAGCAACTTAGGGCAGGTGTCGATTATGGCAGCGCAACAAAAATCGTCAACCGGAATAATTACCGAAGGAGTAGCGGATGCAAAATTGCAACAGCAAATGCAGTTGCAAAGCGAATTGAGCAGAAAACAAGTTGAATACGAAAACATTGAGCGCCTAAACGAGCTATTGAATAATGAGGGTGAAGACGTAAGTGCTATTTCGTCTATCTTGATGACACAAAATAACGTTGGTCTATCAAGCACACTTAATGAATTGCAGCAAAAAATTCAGCTAAAACAGACCTATGATTTGCAGTACACGGCTGCAAGTCCGCAAGTAAAAGAAGTAGAGCGACAAATAGGAAACCTAAAAGCTCAAATGATAACCAATGTAATTACAATAAGACGCTCATTGGTTACACAGATAAATTCTTTGAAGTCGCAAATTGCCAGTTTGGGAGGAGCCATATCAAACATTCCTGAAGCAGAGCGTACCATTCAAAACATAACCCGCAATCAGGCTTTAACAGAAAGGATGTACACCTTCCTGATGGAAACACGCACGCAAACTCTTATGGCCAAAGCAGCTATCATCCCCGACCGTATTATTCTGGAACCCGCTATAGCACAGGGCTTGATACGACCTATCCCAATGAAAGTTTTTGTTTCCGGTATCGGAATTGGAATTGCTTTATCGTTGTTGACTATATTTTTCCGCAGCATTTATTATAATTATGTAACCTCTCGCGATGATATTAAAGAGTTATCATCCTTACCAATATTAGGTGTTATAGCAAAAACCAAAGAAGCCGAAAAAGAGTATATGCTGGTTGACAAGCATCCGCAGTCAATTGCTAGCGAAGCCTTTAGGGTAATACGTAGCAACCTCAATCATTATGGGCCTAAAGAAGGTTGCAAGATTGCCATGTTTACTAGTACCGTTGCGAGTGAAGGAAAAACTTTTTGTGCGGTAAATACCGGCACCATCCTAGCCAAATCTAAAAAGAAAGTAATCTTACTCGACCTTGACTTGCACAAGCCTAAGCAAGCCAATGCTTTCAATATGCAGAATGATACCGGTGTTACAACTTTCTTGTCGGGTAAAGCAAATTTGAAAAGTGTGATAAAAGAAAGCTCAGTACCTAACCTTGATGTAATGCTTTCTGGCCCACGCGTTCCAAATGCATCCGAACTTCTGCTTGATCCTGCATTGGATATGATGATTAATCAACTCAAGCAACAATACGATTATATCTTGTTTGATACCGCTCCTGTTGGGCTTATAAGTGATGCACTTGAGCTAATGAAGTATGCTGACCTTACCTTGTTTGTAATGAAAGCAAATTACAGTAAAAAAGATTTTATTGAGGTTGCACATCACGTAGCAGAAAAGAAAGATTCGAAAGGTTTTGGAATCATTTTAAATGCCGTAAGCCAAAAAAATATTACTGCCGGTTATGGTGGCGGTTATTATAAATAA
- a CDS encoding NRDE family protein — translation MCTVTYLPIDADSYLLTSNRDEHVARKPALPFAKYEIHGSEVYFPKDTHAHGSWIAHNRGAFTLCLLNGAFEPHKHMPPYRLSRGIMLLDFFEHNNTAKFIHNYRFNDIEPFTLIVVEQVGNKIALTELRWDGQQMHQREFNSSEPKIWSSVMLYPQPVIDLREKWFNEWLQQQTHETYDRITDFHLFAGDGHQARNLVFRDGMKHTVSISSIHVQADKSKLWYRDLITNKTFIKEVS, via the coding sequence ATGTGTACCGTTACCTACTTACCTATAGATGCTGACTCGTACTTGCTTACAAGCAATCGCGATGAACACGTTGCTCGCAAACCGGCCTTGCCATTTGCCAAATATGAAATTCATGGTTCTGAAGTTTATTTTCCAAAAGATACGCATGCCCATGGCAGTTGGATTGCTCATAATAGAGGAGCCTTTACTCTATGTTTGCTCAATGGTGCTTTTGAGCCACATAAACATATGCCACCTTATCGATTGAGTCGCGGTATTATGTTGCTTGATTTTTTTGAACACAACAACACAGCTAAATTTATCCATAATTATCGGTTTAATGATATTGAACCTTTTACACTCATAGTAGTTGAGCAAGTGGGGAATAAAATTGCTTTAACTGAACTAAGATGGGATGGACAACAAATGCATCAGCGCGAGTTTAACAGCAGTGAACCAAAAATTTGGTCATCTGTAATGTTATACCCTCAACCGGTTATTGACTTGCGAGAAAAATGGTTTAATGAATGGCTACAACAACAAACCCATGAAACATATGATCGCATTACCGATTTTCATTTGTTTGCCGGTGATGGGCACCAAGCCCGCAATTTAGTTTTTAGAGATGGAATGAAACACACCGTTAGTATTAGCAGCATTCATGTGCAAGCAGACAAAAGCAAGTTGTGGTATCGTGATTTAATAACAAACAAAACTTTTATCAAAGAGGTTTCATAA
- a CDS encoding winged helix-turn-helix transcriptional regulator — protein sequence MGFAKTDEFTVRDNNIARIAKALAHPARIAIIRLLLENKSCMCGNIVEVLPLSQSTVSQHLKELKDADIITGDITGTKVCYCINPKMWKQTGELFRLFFSTKVKGKNCC from the coding sequence ATGGGATTTGCCAAAACAGATGAATTCACCGTTAGAGATAACAACATTGCACGGATAGCAAAAGCACTTGCACATCCTGCACGGATAGCTATTATCAGGCTGCTTTTAGAAAATAAATCGTGCATGTGTGGCAACATCGTGGAGGTGCTGCCACTATCGCAAAGCACAGTATCGCAGCATTTGAAAGAATTGAAAGATGCAGACATTATTACCGGAGACATAACCGGCACCAAGGTTTGCTATTGTATTAATCCGAAAATGTGGAAACAAACTGGTGAACTCTTTCGCCTCTTCTTTTCAACAAAAGTAAAAGGAAAAAATTGTTGCTAA